In Flavobacterium sp. WV_118_3, one DNA window encodes the following:
- the metH gene encoding methionine synthase has protein sequence MAEADCKKYLRLSGLEPLIITPESIFVNVGERTNVTGSRKFLRLIKEEKYEEALDIARAQVEGGAQIVDINMDEGMLDGVAAMTRFLNLVASEPDISRVPVMIDSSKWEIIEAGLKVVQGKCVVNSISLKEGEATFIHHAKLIKRYGAAVIVMAFDEAGQADTYERRIEICKRSYDILVDQVGFPAEDIIFDPNIFPVATGMEEHRRNAIDFFLATKWIRENLPYTNVSGGVSNVSFSFRGNDRVREAMHSAFLYHAIQHGMSMGIVNPEMLEVYDEIPKDLLEHVEDVLLDRRDDATERLLAFAENVKGDAKTIEKQNQEWRNGTVQERLTHALVKGIDEFVELDVEEARQLAQKPIEVIEINLMAGMNVVGDLFGSGKMFLPQVVKSARVMKKAVAYLLPFIEAGKDGASRSAGKILMATVKGDVHDIGKNIVSVVLGCNNFEIIDLGVMVPPEKIIEIAVKEQVDIIGLSGLITPSLDEMVYLAKEMDKLNIKIPLMIGGATTSRAHTAVKIAPEYSETVVHVNDASRAVTVAGNLINQNVKSDYAKAIRSEYDELREGFLNRSRDKNFLTLAEARANKLRLDWDQFTPQKPYKTGVHTITVRLEELVDYIDWTPFFRTWDLHGKYPDILEDEVVGEQAIILFQDAQKMLEQLITENWLEAKGIYGVFPANQVNDDDIEVYDEKGNVLETFLTLRQQSQKTKGAPNIALSDFIAPKESDKQDYIGAFCVTTGFGVDEKAAEFEAAHDDYNSIMIKALGDRFAEAFAEFLHEKVRKEIWGYASDEVLSNDELISEKYKGIRPAPGYPACPDHLEKNTIWSLLNVETQIGVKLTESLAMWPASSVSGYYFGNPESKYFGLGKIKEDQVRDYAKRRKVTYDYAEKWLNPNIAD, from the coding sequence ATGGCTGAAGCAGATTGTAAAAAATACTTGCGATTATCAGGATTAGAACCGTTGATTATCACTCCGGAAAGTATTTTCGTGAATGTAGGGGAGCGCACCAATGTGACCGGGTCACGGAAATTTTTGCGCCTGATAAAAGAAGAAAAATATGAAGAAGCACTCGATATTGCCCGCGCTCAGGTAGAAGGTGGCGCGCAGATTGTCGATATTAATATGGATGAAGGGATGCTCGATGGTGTAGCTGCAATGACCCGATTCCTGAATCTTGTCGCTTCGGAACCTGATATCTCCCGTGTACCGGTAATGATTGATAGCTCCAAATGGGAAATCATCGAAGCCGGTTTAAAAGTTGTACAGGGAAAATGTGTCGTGAATTCCATCAGTTTAAAAGAAGGTGAAGCGACATTTATCCACCATGCTAAATTGATTAAACGCTATGGTGCGGCTGTGATTGTGATGGCTTTCGATGAAGCCGGACAAGCAGACACGTATGAACGTCGGATTGAAATCTGTAAGCGTTCCTACGATATTTTGGTTGATCAGGTGGGATTTCCGGCGGAAGATATCATTTTCGATCCGAATATTTTTCCAGTGGCTACCGGAATGGAAGAACACCGCCGGAACGCGATCGACTTTTTCCTCGCGACAAAATGGATTCGTGAAAACCTGCCATATACTAATGTAAGCGGTGGAGTGAGTAATGTGTCTTTTTCTTTCCGGGGGAACGACCGGGTGCGCGAAGCGATGCATTCGGCTTTCCTGTATCATGCCATTCAGCACGGAATGTCGATGGGGATTGTAAATCCGGAGATGTTGGAGGTATACGATGAAATTCCAAAAGATTTGCTGGAACATGTAGAAGACGTATTGCTGGATCGTAGAGATGACGCAACCGAGCGACTGTTGGCATTTGCCGAAAATGTAAAAGGCGATGCCAAAACGATCGAAAAACAAAATCAGGAATGGCGTAACGGAACCGTACAGGAACGACTCACACATGCATTGGTAAAAGGAATCGATGAGTTTGTAGAACTTGATGTGGAAGAAGCACGCCAATTGGCACAGAAACCGATTGAGGTGATCGAAATAAACCTGATGGCCGGAATGAATGTTGTAGGAGACTTGTTTGGAAGTGGAAAAATGTTCCTGCCACAGGTGGTCAAATCGGCCAGAGTAATGAAAAAAGCGGTGGCCTATTTGTTACCGTTTATCGAAGCGGGTAAAGACGGAGCGTCCCGCTCTGCCGGAAAGATTTTGATGGCAACGGTAAAAGGCGATGTACACGATATCGGTAAGAATATTGTTTCGGTAGTTTTAGGGTGTAATAATTTTGAAATTATCGATTTAGGGGTGATGGTTCCGCCGGAAAAAATTATCGAAATAGCAGTTAAAGAGCAGGTAGATATTATCGGTCTGAGTGGATTGATCACACCATCGTTGGATGAAATGGTGTATCTGGCCAAAGAGATGGATAAGCTCAATATAAAAATTCCGCTGATGATCGGTGGAGCGACAACTTCCCGGGCGCATACGGCGGTAAAGATCGCTCCGGAATATTCCGAAACAGTAGTACATGTGAATGATGCATCCCGTGCAGTTACCGTCGCAGGAAATCTGATCAATCAAAATGTAAAAAGTGATTACGCCAAAGCCATACGTTCGGAATACGACGAGTTACGGGAAGGTTTTTTAAACCGTTCGCGCGATAAAAACTTCCTGACATTAGCCGAAGCACGAGCCAACAAACTGAGGCTCGACTGGGATCAGTTTACACCACAAAAGCCGTATAAAACCGGAGTACATACCATTACGGTTCGACTGGAAGAACTGGTCGATTATATCGACTGGACACCGTTTTTCAGAACCTGGGACTTGCATGGAAAATACCCAGATATTTTAGAAGATGAAGTGGTAGGAGAACAGGCAATAATCTTGTTTCAGGATGCACAAAAAATGTTAGAGCAACTTATAACCGAAAACTGGTTGGAAGCCAAAGGTATTTATGGGGTTTTTCCGGCTAATCAGGTAAACGACGACGATATCGAAGTGTATGATGAGAAAGGGAACGTATTGGAAACGTTTTTAACGCTACGACAACAATCGCAAAAAACAAAAGGAGCACCAAACATTGCATTGTCCGATTTTATAGCGCCAAAAGAAAGTGATAAACAGGATTATATCGGCGCTTTTTGTGTTACTACCGGTTTCGGAGTGGATGAAAAAGCGGCTGAATTTGAAGCAGCTCACGACGATTATAACTCAATTATGATCAAGGCTTTGGGCGACCGGTTTGCAGAAGCGTTTGCCGAATTCCTGCACGAAAAAGTGCGAAAAGAAATCTGGGGATATGCTTCTGATGAGGTGCTGAGTAATGACGAACTGATTTCCGAAAAGTACAAAGGAATCCGTCCGGCGCCCGGTTATCCGGCTTGCCCGGATCATCTGGAAAAAAATACGATCTGGTCATTATTGAACGTAGAAACGCAAATCGGGGTGAAGTTAACAGAGAGTCTGGCCATGTGGCCGGCGTCTTCGGTATCCGGATATTATTTCGGAAACCCGGAAAGTAAGTATTTCGGACTGGGGAAGATAAAAGAAGATCAGGTTCGCGATTATGCCAAACGTCGAAAAGTGACCTATGATTATGCTGAGAAATGGCTCAATCCCAATATAGCCGACTAA
- a CDS encoding T9SS type A sorting domain-containing protein → MKNIRKILFCCLISCYTYAQMNIDYYYTNKNLNISTGPFETGTTVTVNYHDFPPKSSSWFWLVVMPHSKSAVYNPLAGGGRLDYSGYIYGNGSWSTTFNNEGEFSILIAKNPVNVIFQGAIFFKIVKKKLSLDNIVTAKEAVHISPNPTNGLFKIATAETISEIQIHDQMGKCVLKTASNSIDITAQPNGIYFATIQDKNSNVVKRKIIKK, encoded by the coding sequence ATGAAAAACATACGAAAAATTTTATTCTGCTGTCTGATTAGTTGCTATACCTATGCGCAAATGAATATAGACTATTATTATACCAATAAGAATCTAAATATAAGTACAGGTCCATTTGAAACAGGCACAACTGTAACAGTAAATTATCACGATTTCCCGCCAAAGAGTTCCTCTTGGTTTTGGTTAGTTGTTATGCCTCATAGCAAATCTGCAGTTTATAATCCTCTTGCAGGAGGTGGTCGTCTGGATTACTCCGGTTATATTTATGGAAACGGCAGTTGGTCAACTACTTTTAACAATGAAGGTGAGTTCTCCATTCTTATAGCAAAAAATCCGGTCAATGTTATATTTCAAGGAGCTATATTCTTTAAAATTGTCAAAAAAAAGCTATCGTTGGACAACATCGTAACAGCAAAAGAAGCCGTCCATATTTCCCCAAACCCGACTAATGGCTTGTTCAAAATAGCAACAGCGGAAACTATTTCTGAAATACAGATTCACGATCAAATGGGAAAATGTGTCCTAAAAACAGCTTCAAATTCCATAGACATTACGGCACAGCCCAACGGAATTTACTTTGCAACCATTCAGGATAAGAATAGTAATGTCGTAAAACGAAAAATAATAAAAAAATAA
- the gldA gene encoding gliding motility-associated ABC transporter ATP-binding subunit GldA, which translates to MSIEVLKISKNYGEQKALDSVTFSIKKGEIVGFLGPNGAGKSTLMKILTTFLDADEGTATVNGHDVTTAPKAVQKSVGYLPEHNPLYLDLYVREYLAFNADVYKVAKSRIDEVIALTGLTPESHKKIGALSKGYRQRVGLATALLHDPEVLILDEPTTGLDPNQLVEIRELIKNIGKNKTVFLSTHIMQEVEAICDRVIIINNGKIVTDKKLDSLMNEDNEQVIEVEFDYQIEAQLIAKIPNLQSHRNVHDTIWELTFTTEKDMRPAVFDFAQENGLKTLQLNLKNKNLEAVFREMTQKK; encoded by the coding sequence ATGTCTATTGAAGTTTTAAAAATATCCAAGAATTACGGTGAACAAAAAGCATTGGATTCGGTTACATTTTCGATAAAAAAGGGAGAAATTGTAGGCTTCCTTGGGCCGAATGGTGCCGGAAAATCAACCTTAATGAAAATACTGACCACTTTTTTGGATGCCGATGAAGGTACGGCCACTGTTAACGGTCATGATGTTACAACAGCACCAAAAGCTGTTCAGAAATCGGTTGGCTATCTTCCGGAACACAATCCTTTATATCTGGATCTATACGTTCGCGAATACCTGGCTTTTAATGCCGATGTATATAAAGTAGCGAAATCCCGTATCGACGAAGTGATTGCGCTTACCGGATTAACACCGGAAAGTCATAAAAAGATAGGAGCACTTTCCAAAGGATACCGGCAACGTGTTGGACTGGCCACGGCTTTATTACACGATCCGGAAGTATTGATTCTCGACGAACCTACCACAGGACTTGATCCGAACCAGTTGGTTGAGATCCGTGAGTTGATCAAAAATATCGGAAAAAACAAAACCGTTTTTCTTTCGACGCATATTATGCAGGAAGTAGAAGCGATTTGTGATCGTGTGATCATCATTAACAATGGTAAAATCGTAACCGATAAAAAACTGGATAGCCTGATGAATGAAGATAACGAACAGGTTATTGAAGTAGAATTTGACTATCAGATTGAAGCCCAATTAATTGCTAAAATTCCAAACCTGCAATCGCATCGAAATGTTCACGATACCATTTGGGAACTTACTTTTACAACGGAAAAAGACATGCGTCCGGCCGTTTTTGATTTTGCACAGGAAAATGGTTTAAAAACCTTACAGCTCAATCTGAAAAACAAAAATCTGGAAGCCGTATTCCGCGAAATGACGCAGAAAAAATAA
- a CDS encoding aminotransferase class I/II-fold pyridoxal phosphate-dependent enzyme codes for MITTAKRLDQVQEYYFSQKLREVRELQAKGKPVINMGIGSPDLAPATAVMEAVQEAMLQPAAHQYQSYQGLPELRQAMANFYATHFKVNLNPDSEILPLMGSKEGILHIAMAFLNEGDGVLIPNPGYPTYASVANLVGAESVFYDLSAERNWEPDFKVLEKQDLSRVKLMWVSYPHMPTGATGNRMLFEKLIAFAKKHRILIVNDNPYSFILNENPESILSIPGAMEVAMELNSLSKTFNMAGWRVGMVMGEKKVIQAVLKVKSNMDSGMFYGIQKGAIAALQSDADWFAKQNEVYQTRRNLVFKLARKLNCTFDTNSVGLFVWAKLPPEEKSAEAFVDKLLYDKNLFIAPGTIFGSNGEGYIRFSLCIPEEKIKEILKRFE; via the coding sequence ATGATTACAACAGCAAAAAGATTAGATCAGGTTCAGGAATACTATTTCTCGCAAAAACTGCGGGAAGTACGGGAGTTGCAAGCCAAAGGAAAACCAGTGATTAATATGGGAATTGGTAGTCCGGATCTGGCGCCGGCAACTGCGGTAATGGAAGCCGTACAGGAAGCCATGTTGCAACCAGCTGCACACCAATACCAAAGTTATCAGGGATTACCGGAACTCCGTCAGGCGATGGCCAATTTTTATGCGACGCATTTTAAAGTAAACCTAAATCCGGATTCGGAAATATTGCCGTTAATGGGATCAAAAGAGGGAATCCTGCATATTGCCATGGCGTTCCTAAATGAAGGAGACGGTGTGCTGATCCCAAATCCGGGTTATCCAACCTATGCATCGGTAGCCAATTTGGTCGGCGCCGAAAGTGTTTTCTATGATTTGTCTGCCGAACGAAACTGGGAACCCGATTTTAAAGTCCTGGAAAAACAAGACCTTTCACGGGTAAAACTCATGTGGGTAAGCTATCCGCATATGCCAACAGGAGCTACAGGGAATCGTATGTTGTTTGAAAAACTGATTGCCTTTGCCAAAAAACACCGGATTCTGATTGTAAATGACAATCCGTATAGTTTTATACTAAACGAGAATCCGGAATCTATTTTGAGTATTCCCGGAGCGATGGAGGTGGCGATGGAACTGAATTCGCTTAGTAAAACCTTTAATATGGCCGGTTGGCGTGTAGGAATGGTTATGGGGGAAAAAAAGGTAATTCAGGCGGTGCTAAAAGTGAAGAGCAATATGGACAGCGGAATGTTTTACGGTATTCAGAAAGGAGCGATTGCGGCGTTGCAAAGCGATGCCGACTGGTTTGCAAAACAAAACGAAGTGTATCAAACCAGACGGAATCTTGTTTTTAAACTGGCGCGAAAATTAAACTGCACGTTCGATACTAATAGCGTCGGATTGTTTGTCTGGGCGAAATTACCACCAGAAGAAAAATCGGCGGAAGCTTTTGTCGACAAATTGTTATACGATAAAAACCTGTTTATAGCACCCGGAACGATTTTCGGGAGTAATGGCGAAGGATACATCCGATTTTCGTTATGTATTCCGGAAGAAAAAATTAAAGAAATTCTAAAGCGATTTGAATAG
- a CDS encoding acyloxyacyl hydrolase, which yields MRHYLYLVFLLFYGFAFSQNAKEKRYFVEANYFYGNILPHNNAIKHLITSHPEGILLGINRKTYGSAAWQSDYNFPDYGLSFQYQGNKNEALGNLYGLYGHYNFYFLKRNLQFRIGQGIAYSTNPYDKETNFRNFAYSTRLMPSTYFMLNYNKQHVWKGLGVQTGLLLVHHSNANVKAPNTSTNTMAFTVGLNYNFDQQEPEYTVLKDTTRFTEPLRYNVVFRGGVNESDVIGSGQYPFYVLSGYVDKRISKKSAIQFGGDFFWSLYLKEYIRYMAIAYYEKNSDPNVDYKRAGVFIGHELFVNRFTFETQLGYYVYDPAKISASFYQRLGLKFYVTRNVSAGVGLKTHAAKAEALECSLGIRL from the coding sequence ATGAGACATTATTTATACTTAGTATTCCTGCTTTTTTATGGTTTCGCTTTTTCCCAAAATGCAAAAGAGAAGCGCTATTTTGTGGAAGCCAATTACTTCTATGGGAATATATTGCCGCATAATAATGCGATAAAACATCTTATTACGTCGCATCCGGAAGGAATCTTACTCGGAATCAATCGCAAAACCTATGGGAGTGCCGCCTGGCAGTCGGACTATAATTTCCCGGATTACGGACTGTCGTTTCAGTATCAGGGAAATAAAAACGAAGCGCTAGGAAATCTTTACGGACTTTACGGACATTATAATTTCTATTTTCTAAAGCGAAACCTGCAATTTAGAATCGGTCAGGGGATTGCCTATAGTACCAATCCGTATGATAAGGAAACCAACTTTCGGAATTTTGCCTATAGTACGCGCTTGATGCCCTCGACTTATTTTATGCTGAACTACAACAAACAGCATGTGTGGAAAGGCCTCGGAGTACAAACCGGATTATTGTTGGTGCATCATTCGAATGCCAATGTCAAAGCACCGAATACCAGTACCAATACCATGGCTTTTACCGTTGGACTCAATTATAATTTCGATCAACAGGAGCCGGAATATACCGTGCTAAAAGATACTACCCGTTTTACGGAACCGTTGCGGTATAACGTGGTGTTTCGCGGTGGTGTGAATGAAAGCGATGTGATTGGTAGCGGACAATATCCGTTTTATGTGCTTTCGGGGTATGTCGATAAACGGATCAGTAAAAAAAGTGCCATTCAGTTCGGAGGCGATTTCTTCTGGTCGCTCTATCTGAAAGAATACATCCGCTATATGGCGATCGCCTATTACGAAAAAAACAGCGATCCTAATGTCGATTATAAAAGAGCCGGTGTTTTTATAGGACACGAACTGTTTGTAAACCGCTTTACTTTCGAAACACAACTGGGGTATTATGTATATGATCCCGCAAAAATAAGCGCGTCCTTTTACCAGCGATTAGGACTCAAATTTTATGTGACCCGTAACGTTTCCGCAGGAGTAGGTTTAAAAACACATGCTGCGAAAGCCGAAGCGCTCGAATGTAGTCTTGGAATCCGATTGTAA
- a CDS encoding prephenate dehydratase, translated as MERKIAIQGIKGSFHHQVAKEYFNESKNLIECMSFDELVKNVLDDDRNLGIMALENSIAGSIIPNYALIDFNKLHIIGEHYLDIRMNLMALPGQTIDDIREVHSHPMALLQCKKFFSRYPHIRLVEDADTADTARRIREKELSGIGAVASKVASELYELPVLAENIHTITSNKTRFVIVKAQNSVIPKPDINKVSLKFELEDMQGSLAGILNVMNEYRLSLTKIQSMPIIEKPWQYSFFIDVTFDKYADYEKARTTLQQITKEFKVLGEYKKGVV; from the coding sequence ATGGAAAGGAAAATTGCAATACAGGGAATCAAAGGTTCCTTCCACCATCAGGTAGCGAAAGAATACTTTAACGAAAGTAAAAACCTTATCGAATGTATGTCGTTCGACGAATTGGTGAAAAATGTACTCGACGACGATCGTAATCTGGGAATCATGGCATTGGAAAATTCGATTGCCGGATCGATTATTCCGAATTATGCACTTATTGATTTTAATAAACTGCACATTATCGGGGAGCATTATCTGGATATCCGGATGAATCTGATGGCGTTGCCGGGACAAACGATCGACGATATCCGGGAAGTACATTCCCATCCGATGGCGTTATTGCAATGTAAAAAGTTTTTTAGCCGTTATCCGCATATCCGACTGGTGGAAGATGCCGATACCGCCGATACCGCGCGAAGAATCCGCGAAAAAGAACTCTCCGGAATCGGAGCAGTGGCCAGTAAAGTGGCTTCCGAGCTGTATGAGCTTCCCGTATTGGCCGAAAATATCCATACGATAACCAGTAATAAAACCCGTTTTGTGATTGTAAAAGCACAAAATTCGGTTATTCCGAAACCGGATATTAATAAGGTTTCGTTGAAGTTTGAATTGGAAGATATGCAGGGAAGTCTGGCCGGAATTCTGAATGTTATGAACGAGTACAGGTTGAGCCTTACCAAAATACAGTCGATGCCAATTATCGAAAAGCCCTGGCAGTATTCTTTCTTTATCGATGTCACGTTCGACAAGTATGCCGATTATGAAAAGGCAAGAACTACTTTGCAGCAAATAACGAAAGAATTTAAGGTTTTAGGGGAATATAAAAAAGGAGTAGTATGA
- a CDS encoding head GIN domain-containing protein, which produces MTKYYSCLLIILFVLFSCNSEKAPDCFMASGSMITNEIEVADFEKIDVGEGIGVVIKQGSQTKVVVETGSNLMSGISVSVSENKLYLRNSNGCSWFRDKNVTKVYITVPDLTGIYSASQFDITSDGILNFDDLTLQSGMYSDTASGVFDLQLKCTNLKVEDNRATLYRISGKVTDLTIAFYSGEERFEGQNLMAQHIYVFQRSTNDIIVNPQQDIKGNIYSTGNVVLKNNPSLVEIAQHYTGHVVYN; this is translated from the coding sequence ATGACAAAATATTATTCTTGTTTATTGATCATCCTTTTTGTGCTGTTCTCCTGTAATTCCGAAAAAGCACCGGATTGTTTTATGGCTTCCGGGAGTATGATTACCAACGAAATCGAGGTGGCCGATTTTGAGAAAATTGATGTGGGAGAAGGAATCGGAGTGGTGATCAAACAAGGAAGCCAAACAAAAGTAGTCGTCGAAACGGGTTCCAATCTGATGTCGGGAATCAGTGTTTCTGTTTCGGAAAATAAATTGTACCTCCGAAATTCCAATGGCTGTAGTTGGTTTCGGGATAAAAATGTGACGAAGGTGTATATCACGGTGCCGGATCTGACGGGGATTTATTCGGCTTCCCAATTTGATATAACCTCCGATGGGATATTGAATTTTGACGATCTGACGTTACAGTCGGGAATGTATTCCGATACGGCTTCCGGGGTATTCGATTTGCAACTGAAATGTACGAATCTAAAGGTCGAAGATAACCGGGCGACGTTATATCGGATATCCGGAAAAGTGACCGATTTGACTATTGCTTTTTATTCCGGGGAAGAGCGTTTTGAAGGGCAAAACCTGATGGCTCAGCATATTTATGTGTTTCAGCGAAGTACCAACGATATCATTGTAAATCCGCAACAGGATATAAAAGGAAATATTTACAGTACTGGGAATGTCGTGCTAAAAAACAACCCGTCTTTAGTAGAAATAGCCCAGCATTATACCGGGCATGTAGTCTATAATTAA
- a CDS encoding prephenate dehydrogenase produces MKAEEKVFIIGLGLIGGSLALDFRKQNEQAVFFGIDTDESHVKEALERGIIDRQADWEQLSEADWVVLAIPVDKAVDVLPEVLDRIKENAVVLDVGSTKEQICKVVENHPKRRNFIATHPIAGTEFSGPSAAFEGLFEGKTNIICEIEKTAFAIQEKALQLFKKIKMRIRYMDPKAHDKHIAYVSHLSHISSFMLGKTVIAEEQNERDIFDMAGSGFESTVRLAKSSPAMWAPIFKQNRTMVLKSLSEYIENLNHFKNLLETGDYDSVYAEMEQTNAIKEILKGIHLKKELSYGE; encoded by the coding sequence ATGAAGGCAGAAGAAAAAGTTTTTATAATTGGTCTGGGGCTGATTGGCGGATCGTTGGCACTCGACTTTCGAAAACAAAATGAACAGGCGGTTTTCTTTGGAATTGATACTGATGAAAGCCATGTTAAAGAAGCATTGGAACGCGGCATCATCGATCGTCAGGCCGACTGGGAACAATTGTCGGAAGCCGATTGGGTGGTTTTGGCCATCCCGGTGGACAAGGCGGTGGATGTCTTGCCGGAAGTACTGGATCGGATAAAGGAGAATGCCGTCGTGCTGGATGTGGGGTCGACAAAAGAACAAATCTGTAAAGTCGTTGAAAACCATCCGAAAAGGCGTAATTTTATAGCCACGCATCCGATAGCGGGTACGGAGTTTTCAGGACCGTCGGCAGCCTTTGAAGGGCTATTTGAAGGAAAAACAAATATCATTTGCGAAATTGAAAAAACAGCTTTTGCAATTCAGGAGAAAGCCCTGCAATTGTTTAAAAAAATAAAGATGCGAATCCGCTATATGGACCCAAAAGCACACGATAAACACATTGCTTATGTGTCGCATCTGTCGCACATCAGTTCTTTTATGTTGGGGAAAACCGTTATAGCAGAAGAGCAGAACGAAAGAGATATTTTCGATATGGCAGGAAGCGGATTCGAAAGTACCGTCCGACTGGCTAAAAGTTCGCCGGCTATGTGGGCGCCTATTTTTAAACAAAACCGGACAATGGTGCTGAAATCATTATCCGAATATATTGAAAACCTGAATCATTTTAAAAACCTGTTGGAAACCGGTGATTATGATTCGGTTTATGCCGAAATGGAACAAACAAATGCGATAAAAGAAATTTTAAAAGGAATACATTTAAAAAAAGAATTGAGTTATGGAGAATAA
- the metF gene encoding methylenetetrahydrofolate reductase [NAD(P)H] encodes MKVTQHIANAKGKSLFSFEILPPLKGQNIQCIFDNIEPLMEFKPPFIDVTYHREEYEYKELPNGLLEKKIVKKRPGTVGICSAIQNKYQVDAIPHILCGGFNREDTENFLIDMDFLGIDNVVALRGDAVKSEIYFKPEKEGNQYASELVTQINNLNNGIYLDADLQNTNKTNFCIGVAGYPEKHMEAPSLDSDIHFLKQKIKNGADYIITQMFFDNRKFFDFVAKCRKEGIEVPIIPGLKPISTKKQLNQIPHRFKVDLPDELIMEVVKAADNETVKEIGIEWCIAQSRELIAAGIPVLHYYSMGRSESIRKIAATVF; translated from the coding sequence ATGAAAGTAACACAACATATAGCCAATGCTAAAGGGAAATCGCTTTTCTCTTTCGAAATATTACCGCCATTAAAAGGCCAGAACATTCAGTGCATTTTTGATAATATCGAACCGCTGATGGAATTTAAACCGCCATTTATAGATGTGACCTATCACCGGGAAGAATACGAGTACAAAGAGTTGCCTAATGGTTTGCTCGAAAAGAAAATCGTTAAAAAACGACCGGGTACGGTTGGAATTTGTTCGGCAATTCAGAATAAATATCAGGTGGATGCCATTCCGCATATTCTGTGTGGTGGGTTTAACAGAGAAGATACCGAAAATTTCCTGATTGACATGGATTTCCTCGGAATCGATAACGTAGTGGCTTTACGCGGCGATGCGGTAAAAAGCGAAATCTATTTTAAACCCGAAAAAGAAGGAAATCAGTATGCGAGCGAACTGGTAACGCAAATCAATAACCTAAACAACGGGATTTATCTGGATGCGGATTTGCAAAATACCAATAAGACCAATTTTTGTATCGGCGTGGCCGGTTATCCCGAAAAGCATATGGAAGCACCGAGCTTGGATAGCGATATTCATTTCCTAAAACAAAAGATCAAAAACGGAGCAGATTATATCATTACCCAAATGTTTTTTGATAATCGTAAGTTTTTCGATTTTGTAGCCAAATGCCGGAAAGAAGGTATCGAAGTGCCGATTATCCCGGGTTTAAAACCAATTTCTACCAAAAAGCAACTCAATCAGATTCCACATCGTTTTAAAGTGGATTTGCCTGATGAATTGATTATGGAAGTGGTAAAAGCAGCGGATAATGAAACCGTAAAAGAAATCGGAATCGAATGGTGCATTGCCCAAAGTCGGGAATTAATAGCCGCCGGAATACCGGTTTTACATTACTATTCGATGGGACGTTCGGAAAGTATCCGGAAAATTGCAGCAACTGTATTTTAA